A portion of the Hymenobacter gelipurpurascens genome contains these proteins:
- a CDS encoding DUF5723 family protein — MKRAPLSLLLGVALALPTALHAQNELSNFTATGRGGVATTFATDYQAIGINPANLGRVGGAKFAFTIGEVGAGAGSQSLTRQQLRKFIYNTNDPLSAPDRQELARAFASDNALNMNADATTFGLAVQLPVIGGIAISNRIRSAGHVGLNQNAADLLFLGRDAPVYTSAAAGNIPLVSEALAGTEMQFSALNEFNLAWGTRLIDLPLFQLSAGAGYRYIQGVGIVDIRVQPGNLQAYSAMSPVFDINYGSLTTDPSFNLKTGNGLKPVGKGNGFDLGLAAEVGKALRLGVSVTDIGHMEWEGNLVTGNDQPLKRLNSSGVGTYNFIKEATQIFAAGTDSLFQYQAGQTRRANLATKLRAGVGLRISEYFEAGLDVTMPLNEVAGNLPNTFIGAGLDYKPVHWLRLSSGLTGGAGYGLSVPLGFTFTTSFYEAGVSTRDVVGLVASKNPYLSVAAGFLRFKIGGDVQ, encoded by the coding sequence ATGAAACGCGCTCCTCTTTCTCTGCTACTCGGCGTTGCGCTGGCATTGCCTACCGCGCTGCACGCCCAAAACGAGCTCAGCAACTTCACGGCCACGGGCCGGGGCGGCGTGGCCACCACCTTCGCCACCGACTACCAGGCCATCGGCATCAACCCCGCCAATCTGGGCCGGGTGGGCGGCGCCAAGTTTGCCTTCACGATAGGCGAAGTGGGCGCCGGGGCGGGCTCTCAGTCGCTCACGCGCCAGCAGCTGCGCAAGTTCATCTACAACACCAACGACCCGCTTTCTGCCCCCGACCGGCAGGAGCTGGCGCGGGCGTTTGCCTCCGATAATGCCCTGAACATGAACGCCGACGCTACCACCTTCGGGCTGGCGGTGCAGCTGCCGGTTATCGGGGGTATTGCCATCAGCAACCGAATCCGGTCGGCGGGGCACGTGGGCCTGAACCAGAACGCCGCCGATCTGCTGTTTCTGGGGCGCGATGCGCCGGTGTACACCTCGGCAGCGGCCGGCAACATTCCGCTGGTATCGGAGGCGCTGGCTGGCACCGAAATGCAGTTTTCTGCGCTTAATGAGTTCAACCTGGCCTGGGGCACGCGCCTGATAGATCTGCCCCTGTTTCAGCTCTCGGCGGGGGCGGGCTACCGCTACATTCAGGGCGTGGGCATTGTCGATATTCGGGTGCAGCCCGGCAACCTACAGGCCTACAGCGCCATGTCGCCGGTGTTCGATATCAACTACGGCTCCCTAACCACCGACCCCAGCTTCAACCTAAAAACCGGCAACGGACTGAAACCTGTGGGCAAAGGGAACGGCTTTGATCTGGGCCTGGCCGCCGAGGTAGGCAAGGCCCTGCGCCTGGGCGTATCCGTCACCGATATCGGGCACATGGAGTGGGAGGGCAACCTGGTCACCGGCAACGACCAGCCGCTCAAGCGCCTCAATTCCAGCGGTGTCGGGACCTATAACTTCATCAAGGAAGCCACCCAGATCTTCGCGGCCGGCACCGATAGCCTGTTTCAGTACCAGGCCGGCCAAACCCGCCGCGCTAATCTGGCCACCAAGCTCCGTGCCGGCGTCGGTCTACGCATCAGCGAATATTTTGAAGCGGGCCTTGATGTGACGATGCCCCTCAACGAGGTGGCCGGTAATTTACCTAACACCTTCATCGGCGCAGGCCTGGACTACAAGCCCGTGCACTGGCTGCGCCTGAGCAGCGGCCTGACCGGCGGCGCCGGCTACGGCCTGAGTGTGCCGCTAGGCTTCACCTTCACCACCTCGTTCTACGAAGCCGGCGTCAGCACCCGCGACGTGGTAGGCCTGGTAGCCTCCAAGAATCCCTACCTCTCCGTGGCCGCTGGCTTCCTTCGGTTTAAAATTGGCGGCGATGTGCAGTGA
- a CDS encoding DUF5916 domain-containing protein, whose translation MSHISSRLRAVKCFRVFLLLWLTTLTGLAQAQSASPPDKATNAAAALPSPKRQLQALRITDAIKLDGQLDEAIWQQAPIATDFIQNRPNPGPHEKHPTEVRVLYDDANLYVGAIMHDVSQDSIMRELTARDDIGNSDFIGIFLDTYHDQLNGYSFIVSTGGVQVDARYSPAGGEDGNWNAVWDSRTSMKGTDWYCEMRIPYSAIRFSKAKDQVWGLNFMRQRKRDNQAFFWNEVKPAVDGFVNQWGELQGLHDIQPPLRLSLTPYVSSYVNHFPYKEQGTRNTSTSFNGGADVKWGINESFTLDATLVPDFGQVQSDNQVLNLSPFEVQFQENRQFFTEGTELFNKGDLFYSRRVGATPIGFGDVSSQLRQSEMGPDGQRRPGEAVVSNPGITRLLNATKVSGRTKNGLGVGVFNALSNDVYATVRDSVDGRQRDVLTQPFSNYSIMVLDQSLKNNSYVSLINTNVTRWGQTYDANVTGGLFRFANKKNSYAVDGRLVYSRLRGKQFGSEEEIGDQDGYKYQIGVSKISGNFTWGLNHGIESDKYNPNDLGILFGNNNISQGLYASYNKYKPFWKVNNLYTFFNLNHSVLYKPTRYQNANVSGGFNTTFTKSFLTVGANIDANPITHDYYEPRQYPLGDYYVRVPVNANIGGFISSDYRKKLAWDFNGGVRWYAEDDRLERPRRMGYGWNISPRYRVSNQLNFRYSLDWNLRQNQVGYVNGGLDSSLPQDTAIIRQLGGNVLLGKPPVDVLLGRRRVLTVTNTISGAYTFNNRMSFTIRTRHYTSTVNYRDFAHLKKGGLETPIDYRRNRDNTFNAFNVDAVYSWWFAPGSQVSIVWKNASSSFLESNEATPLYFDNLNNTINTPHNNSISIKILYYLDYLMVKRQLAG comes from the coding sequence TTGTCCCACATCTCCTCCCGTCTGCGCGCCGTGAAATGCTTCCGTGTGTTCCTGCTGCTCTGGCTGACTACGCTTACTGGCCTAGCCCAGGCCCAATCTGCCAGCCCGCCTGATAAAGCGACCAATGCCGCCGCAGCCTTGCCGTCGCCCAAGCGCCAGCTGCAGGCGCTGCGCATTACCGATGCTATTAAGCTCGATGGACAGCTCGACGAAGCCATCTGGCAGCAGGCACCCATCGCTACTGATTTCATTCAGAACCGCCCCAATCCCGGCCCCCATGAGAAGCACCCCACCGAGGTGCGCGTGCTCTACGATGATGCCAACCTGTATGTGGGCGCCATCATGCACGACGTCTCGCAGGACTCCATCATGCGGGAGCTAACCGCCCGCGACGATATTGGGAACTCCGACTTTATTGGCATTTTCCTGGATACCTACCACGACCAGCTGAACGGCTACAGCTTCATTGTGAGTACGGGTGGGGTGCAGGTAGATGCGCGCTACTCGCCGGCTGGCGGCGAAGATGGCAACTGGAACGCCGTGTGGGACTCGCGCACCTCCATGAAGGGCACTGACTGGTACTGTGAAATGCGGATTCCGTATTCGGCTATCCGCTTCAGCAAAGCGAAGGATCAGGTGTGGGGCCTGAACTTTATGCGCCAGCGCAAGCGCGACAACCAGGCCTTTTTCTGGAACGAGGTGAAGCCGGCCGTGGATGGCTTCGTGAACCAGTGGGGCGAGCTGCAGGGCCTGCACGACATCCAGCCGCCGCTGCGGCTTTCGCTCACGCCTTACGTTTCCAGCTACGTCAACCATTTTCCCTACAAAGAGCAGGGCACCCGCAACACCAGCACCAGCTTCAACGGCGGCGCCGATGTGAAGTGGGGCATCAACGAAAGCTTTACGCTGGATGCCACACTGGTGCCCGACTTCGGGCAGGTGCAGAGCGACAACCAGGTGCTGAACCTTTCGCCGTTTGAGGTGCAGTTTCAGGAAAACCGGCAGTTCTTCACCGAAGGCACCGAGCTGTTTAACAAAGGCGACCTGTTCTACTCTCGCCGTGTAGGGGCCACGCCTATTGGGTTTGGGGATGTGAGCAGCCAGCTGCGGCAAAGTGAAATGGGGCCAGATGGTCAGCGTAGGCCAGGGGAAGCGGTGGTGAGTAACCCCGGTATCACACGCCTGCTGAATGCCACCAAAGTATCGGGCCGCACCAAGAATGGGTTAGGTGTAGGGGTGTTCAACGCCCTCAGCAACGACGTGTACGCCACCGTGCGCGACTCTGTGGATGGCCGCCAGCGCGACGTGCTCACGCAGCCCTTCAGCAACTACAGCATCATGGTGCTGGACCAAAGCCTGAAAAACAACTCCTACGTCTCCCTCATCAATACCAACGTCACGCGCTGGGGCCAGACCTACGACGCCAACGTGACGGGTGGCCTATTTCGCTTCGCTAATAAGAAGAACAGCTATGCCGTAGATGGCCGCCTGGTGTACTCGCGTTTGCGAGGTAAGCAGTTTGGCTCGGAAGAGGAAATCGGTGACCAGGACGGCTATAAGTACCAGATTGGGGTGAGCAAGATTAGCGGCAACTTCACCTGGGGCCTAAACCACGGCATAGAGTCGGATAAGTACAACCCCAATGATCTGGGCATCCTGTTTGGCAATAATAACATCAGCCAGGGCCTATACGCCAGCTACAACAAGTACAAGCCCTTCTGGAAGGTCAACAATCTATACACCTTCTTTAACCTGAACCACTCGGTGCTGTATAAGCCCACGCGCTACCAGAACGCCAACGTGTCGGGCGGCTTTAACACAACTTTCACGAAGAGCTTTCTCACGGTGGGCGCCAACATAGATGCTAACCCCATCACGCACGATTACTATGAGCCGCGCCAGTACCCGCTCGGCGACTATTACGTGCGGGTGCCCGTGAATGCCAATATCGGCGGCTTTATCTCCTCCGATTACCGCAAGAAGCTAGCCTGGGATTTCAACGGCGGAGTGCGCTGGTATGCCGAGGACGACCGGCTGGAGCGGCCGCGCCGCATGGGCTACGGCTGGAATATCTCGCCGCGCTACCGCGTCAGCAACCAGCTCAACTTCCGCTACAGCCTCGACTGGAACCTGCGCCAAAACCAAGTGGGCTACGTGAACGGTGGCCTAGACTCAAGCCTGCCACAGGATACCGCCATCATTCGGCAGCTGGGCGGCAATGTGCTGCTCGGCAAACCGCCCGTAGACGTACTGCTGGGCCGCCGCCGCGTGCTCACCGTCACCAACACGATTTCGGGTGCCTATACCTTCAACAACCGGATGTCGTTCACTATCCGCACGCGCCACTACACCAGCACGGTGAACTACCGCGACTTTGCTCACCTCAAGAAAGGTGGCCTAGAAACCCCCATAGACTACCGCCGCAACCGCGACAACACGTTCAACGCCTTCAACGTGGATGCGGTGTACTCGTGGTGGTTTGCGCCCGGCTCGCAAGTGAGCATCGTCTGGAAAAACGCCAGCTCGTCGTTCCTGGAATCTAACGAGGCCACGCCGCTCTACTTCGATAACCTGAACAACACCATCAACACGCCCCATAACAACAGCATCTCCATCAAAATCCTGTACTACCTCGATTACCTGATGGTGAAGCGCCAGCTGGCCGGCTAG
- the meaB gene encoding methylmalonyl Co-A mutase-associated GTPase MeaB — protein sequence MAKRFSVSEYTDGILAGNRVMLSRAITLVESTLPTDQALAQQVLDAVLPYAGRSVRVGITGVPGVGKSTFIEALGLHLVRELGHRLAVLAVDPTSQRSGGSILGDKTRMNLLAAHPQAYIRPSPAGRSLGGVTRSTREALVLCEAAGHDVIFVETVGVGQSETAVHGMVDFFLLLMLAGAGDELQGIKKGIMEMADAVTITKADGGNELAARRARAEYQNALHLFPLAPSQWSPVVTTSSAVSGAGVPEVWEVIQRYVQQTQESGYFQRRRQEQNLHWLHETIREALETRFYARPDVATRLAEIRQQVMDGRKSAFGAAEELLGL from the coding sequence TTGGCTAAACGCTTCTCCGTTTCTGAATATACTGATGGCATATTGGCTGGCAACCGCGTCATGCTGAGCCGGGCCATTACGTTGGTGGAAAGCACGCTGCCTACCGATCAGGCCCTGGCCCAGCAGGTGCTGGATGCGGTGCTGCCGTACGCGGGCCGCTCGGTGCGAGTAGGTATTACGGGGGTGCCGGGCGTGGGCAAAAGCACGTTTATTGAGGCCCTAGGCCTGCATTTGGTGCGCGAGCTAGGCCACCGCCTGGCGGTATTGGCCGTAGACCCCACCAGCCAGCGCAGCGGCGGCAGCATCCTCGGCGACAAAACCCGCATGAACCTGCTGGCCGCGCACCCCCAGGCCTATATCCGGCCCTCCCCAGCCGGCCGCAGCCTGGGCGGCGTCACGCGCAGCACCCGCGAGGCGCTGGTGCTCTGTGAGGCCGCGGGCCACGACGTGATATTTGTGGAAACCGTGGGCGTAGGCCAGAGCGAAACGGCCGTGCACGGCATGGTCGATTTTTTCCTACTCCTGATGCTCGCCGGCGCCGGCGACGAGCTGCAAGGCATCAAGAAAGGCATCATGGAAATGGCCGATGCCGTAACCATCACCAAAGCCGATGGCGGCAACGAGCTGGCCGCCCGCCGGGCCCGCGCTGAGTACCAGAATGCGCTGCACCTGTTCCCATTGGCGCCTTCCCAATGGAGCCCGGTAGTCACTACCAGCTCAGCGGTATCAGGTGCGGGTGTGCCCGAAGTGTGGGAAGTAATCCAGCGGTATGTGCAGCAAACGCAGGAAAGCGGCTATTTCCAGCGCCGCCGCCAGGAGCAGAACTTGCACTGGCTCCACGAGACCATCCGCGAAGCGCTGGAAACCCGTTTCTACGCCCGCCCCGACGTGGCCACTCGCCTCGCCGAAATCCGCCAGCAGGTAATGGACGGCCGCAAATCAGCCTTCGGCGCCGCCGAGGAACTGCTAGGCCTGTAG
- a CDS encoding BlaI/MecI/CopY family transcriptional regulator, with protein MNKSPAPKPTESELEILQVLWQHGPSTVRFVNDELSKKRDVGYTTTLKLLQLMLEKVLVLREDSTKTHIYRAAVREEETQGLLLDRFVESAFGGSAMKLVMQALGNRNTSQEELQQIRRLLNDIEIKNDTTSTDDAS; from the coding sequence ATGAATAAATCACCTGCCCCCAAACCTACTGAATCGGAGCTGGAAATATTGCAGGTGCTCTGGCAACATGGCCCCAGCACCGTCCGCTTCGTGAATGATGAGCTCAGCAAGAAGCGCGATGTGGGCTACACCACCACGCTGAAGCTGTTGCAGCTAATGCTGGAAAAAGTGCTGGTGCTGCGCGAAGACAGCACCAAAACGCACATCTATCGGGCCGCCGTGCGCGAGGAGGAAACCCAGGGCCTGCTCCTTGATCGTTTCGTGGAATCAGCCTTCGGCGGCTCGGCCATGAAGCTGGTGATGCAGGCGCTGGGCAACCGAAATACCTCGCAGGAGGAGCTGCAGCAGATCCGCCGTCTGCTCAACGACATTGAAATCAAGAACGACACCACCTCAACCGACGACGCGTCATGA
- a CDS encoding M56 family metallopeptidase, producing MNWLEQLLPPALVRALGWTLVHSLWQGAVVALALAGLLLLLRRHRAVVRYNTAAAALVALLVLATVTFGRYYAAARTEQAAEVATAKAAAVAVAPTASGIRSAVTVAASEPGLVAEAAPAPSRLQAWLNYFDQNLPMLVAVWLLGLLAMTLRLMGGLAYVQRLRRYRVQPLSEEWQARLAVLATRAGLRQPVELLESALVRVPVVVGHLRPVVLLPLGTVTGLSQTYLEAILAHELAHVARRDYLMNLVQSVAETLFFYHPAVWFITACLRTERENCCDDAATALVGGNPLTVARALAALAELSVVPATPAQLALSALGPDGSVLSRIKRLVQGRTAPTFTEGFMAACLVLGGMVLLTSAVAMADPRPVDTDENEGGALGRLPFLQTLPDTSRKAPILPAVPAVPAAPASPDEVAVVPDAPDVPELPEVEQAEEEMQPLSILQDDAKDKKRKRSKQVVVVQEGARRPGTVVIEKDKKGRVTELFVDGRRVEGASTDKKAKKGKKNEREVEVIRVGPNGRTWSSNGSDFDFHFDDNFSRVFTMPSPGLSEVQIERIRQQARRSTDVASRQLRSPRVRVEMNRNLNAGGRDVQARALQGAARSLENTLQDANLNQEQREEIGRELAKIRHQQDEMRRNLQQDFEIRDDFRGGGTEQELDAANRKLEAEMRRHEAEMRRLEVEMRRNDAEMGRHDLDMRRHDSEMRRVDSEKRRRESEETEAVLRRELRKDGLVKDDANFQFSLNATTLTVNGKKQSSALRDKYLRLVEKQTGRKLTANNTFAINRQSTNRSNGDMPAPPRPPRAPRAMSPMAPPAPPAPAPVAPPAPPAPPRVDSDEIRAELRKDGLLGANEKNFQFQLNDEGMSLNGKKQSAAIAEKYRKLLDAPVTPDSKGTKTRRNIQINVNE from the coding sequence ATGAACTGGCTCGAACAACTACTGCCACCGGCGCTGGTACGCGCCCTCGGCTGGACTTTAGTGCACTCGTTGTGGCAAGGCGCGGTGGTAGCGCTGGCATTGGCGGGGTTGCTGTTGCTGCTGCGTCGGCATAGAGCCGTGGTGCGTTATAACACGGCGGCGGCGGCTTTGGTGGCGTTGCTGGTGCTGGCTACCGTCACCTTTGGGCGCTACTACGCAGCTGCCCGCACAGAGCAGGCCGCCGAAGTTGCGACAGCTAAAGCCGCCGCTGTAGCGGTGGCGCCAACTGCTTCGGGCATTCGTTCTGCTGTCACTGTAGCTGCCTCGGAGCCGGGTTTAGTGGCTGAAGCCGCTCCGGCGCCTTCTCGTTTGCAGGCCTGGCTGAACTACTTCGACCAGAACCTGCCCATGCTGGTGGCCGTGTGGCTGCTAGGCCTGTTGGCCATGACCCTGCGCCTGATGGGCGGACTGGCCTACGTGCAGCGTTTGCGCCGCTACCGGGTGCAGCCGTTGTCTGAGGAATGGCAGGCCCGTTTGGCGGTGCTGGCCACCCGGGCCGGGCTGCGGCAGCCGGTTGAGCTGCTGGAGTCGGCGCTGGTGCGCGTGCCAGTGGTGGTAGGCCACTTGCGGCCCGTGGTATTGCTGCCGCTGGGTACCGTGACGGGCCTGAGCCAAACGTATCTGGAAGCTATTCTGGCCCACGAGCTGGCCCACGTAGCCCGCCGCGACTATCTCATGAACCTGGTGCAATCGGTAGCGGAAACGCTGTTTTTCTACCATCCGGCCGTATGGTTCATCACGGCTTGCCTGCGCACCGAGCGCGAAAACTGCTGCGATGATGCCGCTACGGCTCTGGTTGGGGGCAACCCCCTGACCGTGGCCCGCGCGCTAGCCGCCCTGGCTGAGCTGAGCGTAGTGCCCGCTACACCGGCCCAACTGGCACTGTCGGCGCTGGGGCCCGATGGTTCTGTGCTTAGCCGCATCAAGCGGCTGGTGCAAGGCCGCACCGCGCCCACGTTCACCGAAGGCTTTATGGCCGCCTGCCTGGTGCTGGGTGGTATGGTGCTCCTGACCTCGGCTGTAGCCATGGCCGATCCTAGGCCAGTAGATACCGATGAAAATGAAGGTGGCGCGCTAGGTCGCTTGCCATTCCTGCAAACCCTGCCCGATACTAGCCGCAAAGCACCGATACTGCCCGCCGTGCCTGCGGTACCTGCTGCCCCGGCTTCGCCCGACGAGGTAGCAGTGGTGCCAGATGCGCCAGATGTGCCCGAACTGCCGGAGGTAGAGCAGGCCGAGGAGGAAATGCAGCCGCTCAGCATCCTGCAAGACGACGCCAAGGACAAAAAACGCAAGCGCAGCAAGCAGGTAGTAGTAGTGCAGGAAGGCGCACGTCGGCCTGGCACCGTGGTTATCGAGAAAGATAAAAAAGGCCGCGTGACCGAGTTGTTCGTGGATGGCCGCCGGGTAGAAGGCGCATCAACCGACAAAAAAGCGAAGAAGGGCAAGAAGAATGAGCGCGAAGTTGAAGTGATTCGGGTGGGGCCTAACGGCCGCACGTGGAGCAGCAACGGCTCCGATTTCGACTTCCACTTCGATGACAACTTCTCCCGCGTTTTCACCATGCCCAGCCCTGGCCTGAGCGAGGTACAGATAGAACGCATTCGGCAGCAAGCCCGCCGTTCTACCGATGTAGCCAGCCGCCAGCTGCGCAGCCCACGGGTGCGGGTGGAAATGAACCGGAACCTGAATGCCGGAGGCAGAGATGTGCAGGCCCGGGCCTTACAGGGGGCCGCTCGCTCTCTGGAAAACACGCTGCAAGACGCCAACCTGAACCAAGAGCAACGCGAGGAAATTGGCCGGGAGCTGGCCAAAATCAGACATCAGCAAGACGAGATGCGCCGGAATCTGCAGCAGGATTTCGAAATTCGGGATGATTTCCGGGGTGGAGGCACTGAGCAGGAGCTAGACGCGGCAAACCGCAAGCTGGAAGCCGAAATGCGCCGCCACGAAGCGGAAATGCGCCGCCTGGAGGTTGAGATGCGTCGCAATGACGCAGAAATGGGCCGCCACGATTTGGATATGCGCCGCCACGACAGCGAAATGCGCCGGGTTGACTCGGAAAAGCGTCGTCGGGAAAGCGAGGAAACGGAAGCTGTACTGCGCCGCGAGCTACGCAAGGATGGCCTCGTTAAAGACGATGCTAACTTTCAGTTCAGCCTCAACGCTACCACCCTCACGGTGAACGGCAAGAAGCAGTCTTCAGCCCTCCGCGACAAGTATCTGCGCCTCGTGGAGAAGCAAACGGGCCGCAAGCTCACCGCTAATAACACCTTCGCAATCAACCGCCAGTCAACCAATCGGAGTAACGGAGATATGCCAGCACCTCCACGGCCACCCCGGGCTCCACGAGCCATGTCGCCGATGGCGCCGCCCGCACCCCCAGCGCCGGCCCCCGTGGCCCCGCCAGCTCCACCAGCACCGCCCCGCGTCGATTCCGATGAGATTCGGGCAGAGCTGCGCAAGGATGGCCTGCTGGGTGCCAACGAGAAAAACTTCCAGTTTCAGCTCAACGACGAAGGCATGAGCCTGAACGGCAAAAAGCAGTCTGCCGCCATTGCCGAGAAGTACCGCAAGCTGCTGGACGCACCCGTAACCCCTGACAGCAAGGGCACTAAAACCCGCCGCAACATTCAGATAAACGTGAATGAGTAA